CATCGACGACGGCGGCCGCGGCAGGCTGCCCTTCACCGTGCACGGCACGGGCCGTATGCCGGGCGGCGAGGTCACGCTCGACGCCTCCGCCTCCTCGCAGTTCGTCTCCGCGCTGCTCCTCGCCGGGCCCCGCTACGACGGCGGCGTCACGGTGCGACACGTGGGCCCGCCGGTGCCGTCCGAGCCCCACATCGAGATGACGGTGGAGACGCTGCGCGACGCCGGCGCCATCGTCGACGACTCGGAGCCCGACCTGTGGCGAGTCGAGCCCTCGGAGATCAACGCCCTCGACGTGCAGGTCGAGCCCGACCTGTCGAACGCCGCGCCGTTCCTCGCCGCCGCCCTCGTCACGGGGGGCCGGGTCAGCGTGCCCGGCTGGCCGCAGCACACGACGCAGGCGGGCGACGCGATCCGCGACATCCTCGACGCCATGGGCGCCGACGTGACGCTGACCCGTGAGGGCCTGACCGTCACCGGCACCGGCGAGGTCTCCGGCGTCGACGTCGACCTGCACGACGCGAGCGAGCTGACCCCCGTGGTGGCGGCGGTCGCGGCGCTGGCCGACTCCCCCACCGTCATCCGCGGCGTCGCCCACATCCGCGGGCACGAGACCGACCGGCTGGCGGCGCTGTCGCGCGAGCTCGGAGCGCTGGGCTCGGAGGTCAACGAGACCGACGACGGCCTGCTCCTGCGGCCCCGTCCCCTGACCGGCGGGCGCTTCCGCACCTACGCCGACCACCGGATGGTCATGGCCGCAGCGGTGCTGGGCCTGCGGGTGCCAGGGGTCGTCGTCGAGGACGTCGGCACCGTCGCCAAGACGCTGCCGACCTTCGTCGACCTCTGGGAGGGGATGCTCGGCGGCCCCGGCCGCGCCTCGGCCGCCCCGGACGCAGCCTCCGCATGAGCCCGGTCCCGGTCGCATGAGCAGGGCCGCATGAGCCCCCGCCGCGCCTCGGACTACGACGAGAGCGACGTCCGGATCCGCCCCAGCCGGCGCGGCTCCCGCCCCCGGTCGAAGGACCGTCCCACCCACGAGGACGCCATCCCCGGCTTCGTGACCGCCGTCGACCGTGGCCGCTACACCGTGCTCGTCGGCGAGGGGGTGGGCGGCCGCAAGATGCCGGAGCGGGTGGTCACCGCGATGAAGGCCCGCGAGCTCGGCCGCAAGGGCATCGTCGTCGGCGACGAGGTCGAGCTCGTGGGAGACACCTCCGGCGGCCCGGACTCGTTGGCGCGCATCGTGAAGCTGTCGCCGCGGCGGTCGGTGCTGCGGCGCACCGCGGACGACACCGACCCGGTCGAGCGCGTCATCGTCGCCAACCCCGACCAGCTGGTCATCGTCTCTGCGCTGGCCAACCCGGAGCCGAGGCCCCGACTCATCGACCGCTGTCTCGTGGCCGCCTACGCCGCCGACCTCGACCCGCTGCTGGTGCTGACCAAGGCCGACCTGCAGGACCCGTCGGACTTCCTGGCCAACTACGCCCCACTCAACGTGCCCTACATCGTCACATCCACCGCCGGCGACGGCTTCGACGGCCTGGAGGCGTTGCAGGACAAGCTGATCGGGCGGGTCAGCGTCTTCGTCGGCCACTCAGGCGTCGGCAAGTCCACCCTCGTCAACGGCCTCGTCCCCGACGCCCAGCGCGCCATCGGCAACGTCAACATCGTGACCGGGCGCGGGCGGCACACCTCGAGCTCGGCGGTGGCGCTGCGACTGCCCGGTGACCAGGGCTGGGTCATCGACACCCCGGGCGTGCGCTCCTTCGGGCTCGCCCACGTCGACCTGCACCGGATCATCGAGCACTTCCCGGACCTCGAGCCCGGCACCGAGAAGTGCCCCCGTTCGTGCTCGCACGACGAGGAGGAGTGCGCGCTCGACGAGTGGGTCGCCTCCGGGCACGCGGGTCCGGCCGGCGCCTCCCGCCTGGAGTCGCTGCGCCGGCTGCTGCGGGCCCGTTCCGGCGAGGGCGACTCCGGGCCGGGGTATTGACGCGGGGCATGGCGCTCGGCAATACCCCGAACCGGCCGAGGGAGAGCGGCTAGCCTGAGGTCAGCGGCTGGGGAGGTCAC
This Knoellia sp. p5-6-4 DNA region includes the following protein-coding sequences:
- the aroA gene encoding 3-phosphoshikimate 1-carboxyvinyltransferase; amino-acid sequence: MPSPDWPAPVAGERIEALVTLPGSKSLTNRFLVLAALAGGTSRLRRPLRSRDTLLMAEALRSLGAGIDDGTTDSTGSADWIVTPASLRGGGRVDCGLAGTVMRFLPPVAALCDGPVEFDGDEQARVRPMGPVLDALRGLGARIDDGGRGRLPFTVHGTGRMPGGEVTLDASASSQFVSALLLAGPRYDGGVTVRHVGPPVPSEPHIEMTVETLRDAGAIVDDSEPDLWRVEPSEINALDVQVEPDLSNAAPFLAAALVTGGRVSVPGWPQHTTQAGDAIRDILDAMGADVTLTREGLTVTGTGEVSGVDVDLHDASELTPVVAAVAALADSPTVIRGVAHIRGHETDRLAALSRELGALGSEVNETDDGLLLRPRPLTGGRFRTYADHRMVMAAAVLGLRVPGVVVEDVGTVAKTLPTFVDLWEGMLGGPGRASAAPDAASA
- the rsgA gene encoding ribosome small subunit-dependent GTPase A, with protein sequence MSPRRASDYDESDVRIRPSRRGSRPRSKDRPTHEDAIPGFVTAVDRGRYTVLVGEGVGGRKMPERVVTAMKARELGRKGIVVGDEVELVGDTSGGPDSLARIVKLSPRRSVLRRTADDTDPVERVIVANPDQLVIVSALANPEPRPRLIDRCLVAAYAADLDPLLVLTKADLQDPSDFLANYAPLNVPYIVTSTAGDGFDGLEALQDKLIGRVSVFVGHSGVGKSTLVNGLVPDAQRAIGNVNIVTGRGRHTSSSAVALRLPGDQGWVIDTPGVRSFGLAHVDLHRIIEHFPDLEPGTEKCPRSCSHDEEECALDEWVASGHAGPAGASRLESLRRLLRARSGEGDSGPGY